The following are from one region of the Ignavibacteriales bacterium genome:
- a CDS encoding P-II family nitrogen regulator, translating to MRKIEAIIRPFKLDEVKEALLEEGIRGLTITEVRGYGRQKGHKETYRGSEYQIEFVPKIKIEVVLEEKLVEKAVDAILRTAKTGQVGDGKIFISEVMDVIRIRTEESGRDAL from the coding sequence ATGAGAAAAATTGAAGCCATAATCCGACCGTTCAAATTAGATGAAGTTAAAGAAGCACTTCTTGAGGAAGGAATACGTGGACTTACAATAACTGAAGTTAGAGGTTATGGCAGACAGAAGGGACATAAAGAAACCTACCGGGGAAGCGAATATCAAATTGAATTTGTGCCAAAGATTAAAATAGAAGTTGTGCTTGAGGAAAAATTGGTGGAAAAAGCAGTGGATGCAATTCTTCGTACTGCAAAAACAGGGCAGGTTGGTGATGGTAAAATTTTTATTTCTGAAGTAATGGACGTAATTCGTATTAGAACGGAAGAGTCCGGGAGGGATGCACTGTAA
- the secA gene encoding preprotein translocase subunit SecA encodes MLNIIKKIFGDKNTKAMKELWPVIDEINEHTAKLMDLSDDQLRAKTVEFKEKLQNETAELRQKINELKEKLKSNEEIDRQAIYDELDNLEEELDQKYEDILDEILPEAFAVVKDTCRRLFGKSWDASGNKITWDMIPYDVQLIGGMVLHQGKIAEMATGEGKTLVATLPIYLNALTGRGVHLVTVNDYLAKRDSEWMGEIYKFHGLTVGCIINTMDTEQRKIQYSCDITYGTNNEFGFDYLRDNMTIDKDGMVQRGHNYAIVDEVDSVLIDEARTPLIISGPVDNPDQKFNEMKPGIERLVRLQTNFVSKLAQDAEDLLNSSEKNSDTQAGVFLLRAYRGSPKNKKLTKLLSEPSNKRLMQQTELEYLREQAKRMHEIDDELYFAIDEKNNTIDLTDKGREELSRGSSEGKQYFVLPDLGMEISHIENDPSLTTEELVKRKDALYHVYSERSDRIHTLHQLLKAYSLFEKDVEYVITEEGKIAIVDEFTGRVLPGRRYSDGLHQAIEAKENVKVERDTQTLATITLQNYFRLYKKLAGMTGTAETEEGEFYEIYKLEVVVIPTNKPVTRSDDDDAIFKTRREKLNAVIDELEKLRNERRPVLVGTTSVDVSETISRMLKRKGIPHNVLNAKQHQREAEVIAYAGQPGAVTIATNMAGRGTDIKLGAGVVDKGGLFILGTERHESRRIDRQLRGRSGRQGDPGTTKFFLSLEDDLMRLFGSDRISSVMERMGIKEGEVIQHPLITRSVERAQKKVEENNFSIRKRLLEYDNVMNQQREVIYNRRKHALEGERLKSDIFGLLDEYVHEVVDKHYEEAEIDAIKEEILQNLLVEFKITPEEFETLGKDGVADRIIEAGKEFYRRKEEMISTELMARLERYAVLSVIDEKWKEHLREMDDLKEGIGLRAYGQKDPLIEYKGEAFNMFVNLLGQIRNDVVSFCFKFWPAAPEDVQEKRRRSTQRFREIKDSVDNMGLSRNDSAQSASRDGQKLQPIKVEEKVGRNEPCPCGSGKKYKNCHGK; translated from the coding sequence ATGCTAAATATTATCAAAAAGATTTTCGGCGATAAGAATACGAAAGCGATGAAAGAGCTGTGGCCCGTTATTGATGAGATTAACGAACATACAGCTAAATTGATGGATTTAAGTGATGACCAGTTGCGTGCAAAGACAGTTGAATTCAAAGAAAAACTTCAGAATGAAACTGCAGAGTTACGCCAAAAAATTAATGAATTGAAAGAAAAATTAAAATCGAATGAAGAAATTGATCGTCAAGCTATTTATGATGAACTGGATAATTTGGAAGAAGAGTTAGATCAAAAGTATGAAGATATTCTTGATGAAATTCTCCCCGAAGCTTTTGCTGTTGTTAAAGATACTTGCCGAAGATTATTTGGTAAATCGTGGGATGCTTCCGGAAATAAAATAACCTGGGATATGATTCCTTATGATGTTCAGTTGATTGGTGGAATGGTTCTGCACCAGGGAAAGATTGCGGAAATGGCAACTGGTGAAGGTAAAACTCTTGTTGCAACACTTCCAATTTATTTGAATGCGCTTACAGGCCGGGGAGTGCATCTTGTTACTGTAAATGATTATTTAGCAAAACGCGATAGCGAATGGATGGGTGAGATTTACAAATTCCATGGACTAACAGTTGGATGTATTATTAACACAATGGATACCGAACAGCGTAAAATTCAGTATAGCTGCGATATTACTTACGGAACAAACAACGAGTTTGGCTTCGATTACTTGCGCGATAATATGACAATTGATAAGGATGGAATGGTGCAGCGCGGGCATAATTATGCTATTGTTGATGAAGTTGATTCTGTTTTAATTGATGAAGCAAGAACACCGCTTATTATTTCAGGTCCAGTCGATAACCCCGATCAAAAGTTTAATGAAATGAAACCAGGAATTGAAAGATTGGTGCGGCTTCAGACAAATTTTGTTTCTAAACTTGCGCAGGATGCTGAAGATTTATTAAACTCAAGTGAAAAGAACAGCGACACCCAAGCCGGTGTGTTCCTATTAAGAGCTTACCGTGGTTCACCAAAAAATAAAAAACTCACAAAACTTTTAAGCGAACCTTCAAATAAAAGACTAATGCAGCAGACAGAACTTGAGTATTTACGTGAACAGGCTAAAAGAATGCACGAAATTGATGATGAACTTTATTTTGCGATTGATGAAAAAAATAATACCATAGATTTAACTGATAAAGGACGTGAGGAACTTTCGCGGGGTAGCAGCGAAGGAAAGCAATATTTTGTACTTCCCGATCTTGGAATGGAAATAAGTCATATTGAAAATGATCCATCATTAACTACTGAAGAACTGGTAAAAAGGAAAGATGCGCTTTATCATGTTTATTCAGAAAGAAGTGATCGCATTCATACGCTTCATCAATTGCTAAAGGCTTATTCTCTATTTGAAAAAGATGTTGAATATGTTATTACAGAAGAAGGTAAGATTGCTATCGTTGATGAATTCACCGGTCGTGTACTTCCTGGAAGAAGATATTCCGATGGTTTACATCAGGCAATTGAAGCTAAAGAGAATGTAAAAGTTGAAAGAGATACACAAACTTTAGCTACAATTACTCTTCAAAATTATTTCCGTCTCTATAAAAAACTTGCTGGTATGACAGGTACTGCAGAAACCGAAGAAGGCGAGTTCTACGAAATTTATAAATTGGAAGTAGTTGTTATTCCAACTAATAAACCTGTTACAAGAAGTGATGACGATGATGCGATATTTAAGACAAGAAGAGAAAAACTTAATGCGGTAATAGATGAATTAGAAAAACTTAGAAATGAAAGGAGACCTGTACTTGTTGGTACAACCTCCGTAGATGTTTCAGAAACAATTAGCAGAATGCTAAAGCGAAAAGGGATTCCGCATAATGTTTTAAATGCAAAGCAGCACCAGCGCGAAGCAGAAGTGATTGCTTATGCCGGACAGCCCGGTGCCGTTACAATAGCAACAAATATGGCAGGTAGAGGTACTGATATTAAACTTGGAGCCGGCGTAGTAGATAAAGGAGGATTATTTATTCTTGGTACTGAGCGCCACGAATCTCGACGTATCGATCGACAGTTACGTGGTCGTTCGGGTCGTCAGGGAGATCCAGGTACTACCAAATTCTTTCTTTCACTTGAAGATGATTTAATGCGGCTCTTTGGAAGTGACCGGATATCTTCAGTTATGGAACGAATGGGAATTAAGGAAGGTGAAGTTATTCAACATCCACTTATTACACGTTCTGTAGAAAGAGCGCAGAAAAAAGTTGAAGAGAACAACTTTTCCATCAGGAAAAGACTTCTTGAGTATGATAACGTAATGAATCAACAGAGAGAAGTAATTTATAACAGAAGAAAACACGCTCTGGAAGGTGAAAGATTGAAGAGCGATATTTTCGGTTTACTTGATGAATATGTTCACGAAGTTGTTGATAAGCATTATGAAGAAGCTGAGATCGATGCAATTAAAGAAGAAATTCTTCAAAACCTTTTAGTTGAATTTAAAATTACACCTGAAGAGTTCGAAACTCTTGGTAAAGATGGTGTTGCAGATAGAATAATTGAAGCTGGTAAGGAATTTTACAGACGCAAAGAAGAAATGATTTCAACTGAGCTTATGGCACGACTTGAACGGTATGCTGTACTTAGCGTTATCGATGAAAAATGGAAAGAACATTTACGCGAAATGGATGATCTTAAAGAAGGAATTGGATTAAGAGCATACGGACAGAAAGATCCGCTCATCGAGTATAAAGGTGAAGCGTTTAATATGTTTGTTAACTTACTTGGTCAAATTAGGAATGATGTGGTTTCATTCTGCTTCAAGTTTTGGCCTGCTGCTCCGGAAGATGTTCAGGAAAAAAGAAGGAGAAGCACTCAAAGATTCAGAGAGATAAAAGACAGCGTTGATAATATGGGACTTTCACGCAATGATAGTGCTCAATCAGCTTCAAGAGATGGACAGAAACTTCAGCCAATTAAAGTTGAAGAGAAAGTTGGAAGAAACGAGCCTTGTCCTTGTGGAAGCGGAAAGAAGTACAAAAACTGTCATGGGAAATGA